A window of Gambusia affinis linkage group LG03, SWU_Gaff_1.0, whole genome shotgun sequence contains these coding sequences:
- the kank1a gene encoding KN motif and ankyrin repeat domain-containing protein 1a isoform X2, whose protein sequence is MEQNTGEMFEKAQTCSGARDEKDSYYVETPYGFQLDLDFLKYVDDIERGNTIKKLSVQRKPKAARPLATPRGGTAGGGALPEWTSTDSLSSSNSDGKQSPVFFTSRHPDAAPLTPTLPRATGDVPLGQSYLAEQKLLLPPPSPRFAPRHNPQVEKTLMETRRRLEQERLLVQAHNEPLIPRRRLASFGGTGSSSSLSSYSTTSGSVATSQISPSTHQPLPINGFSNGEYNPYYSQSRGSSIRHSPMSSGVATPVTNVSPLHLQQIREQMVVALKRLKELEEQVKSIPILQVKIAVLQEEKRQLAAQTKNQGLSGFRKRSYSVGSADQMENSGSIQKETELRIIEPEAQEQSAQRLEEFRRLAAEVQALEKTTKENNVAEVQPQNLQKQVLQKSIGVVTDENMNNLLGLLSKPQKDSRLRDVGVVTERLETRSAGVIVTEAMLGVSSEADKEIELQQQTIEALKEKIYRLEVQLKETTHEMEMGKLKLELQAAGGSNKKKADKGLMVRPEMYNVSVEAKVQMCSLGVGEHLEFSLQTQTVGVSCQPSARSVASGPDLPMDQWVVHQRVETRHQQVGMEPSVSEVGVNTEESDGLDLCRTAAEPIKQSRSVGCGDCSVDVNVTPVKTFVSRGTDPDVVSKMDSAIMAAPDSASQQTGTDTEYESRSTNTRTAEVTDSFTDMERSSCDKQTNTAPPGTRTVAAGEGLVKDAPTTAKTRSVAVGTTSDIGSLPSKPNPTRIKECGVGPVSIHDNFLIGLKTRNIACGPSHPPDSAPSKEETGATAAAPPPGGVGLDHYIERVQKLLQEQQMLLAENYSELADAFGQPQSQFGSINSQLVSTLSSINSVMKYSSAENILALHSDSCRERSLMLPLPAAEAADRPENSPQQISAAEQKSRMDLQMSTALHGQPGSQNTLKSIMKKKDGRPDANGTKKNLQFVGVNGGYETTSSDESSSEDSSSSGSEEEEGDEEKEEEHQEVGGRRIGEEFQNEGAEDEDKKDEEEGSENEKRERYELSEKMLAACDVLKTHLSDSKAVSSKDLRASLNTVQHEWFRASSQKAALAPMVEDYLRAFEAVSMDVLRHVVNMADGNGNTALHYSVSHSNFQVVKKLLDADVCNVNQQNKAGYTPIMLAALAAVETAKDMSIVEELFSKGDVNARASQAGQTGLMLAVSHGRMDMVRALLAHGADVNVQDDEGSTALMCASEHGHVEIVKLLLGQAGCDATLSDSDGSNALSIALEAGHKDIAMLLYAHVNFSKAQSPGTPRLGRKTSPSPTRRGMFD, encoded by the exons aaaaagcacaaacatgCTCGGGCGCCAGAGATGAGAAAGACTCCTACTACGTGGAAACTCCTTACGGCTTCCAGTTAGACCTGGATTTCCTCAAATATGTCGACGACATCGAGAGGGGCAACACCATTAAGAAGCTGAGCGTCCAGAGGAAACCCAAAGCGGCCAGGCCTCTGGCAACCCCTCGGGGCGGCACTGCGGGGGGCGGCGCTCTGCCTGAATGGACCTCCACGGACTCCCTGTCCTCCTCCAACAGCGACGGCAAGCAGTCTCCGGTCTTTTTCACCTCGCGGCACCCGGACGCCGCTCCGTTGACCCCCACCCTCCCCAGGGCGACCGGTGACGTCCCTTTGGGTCAATCCTACTTGGCTGAGCAGAAGCTGCTTCTTCCGCCGCCCTCACCCAGGTTTGCTCCTCGCCACAACCCCCAAGTGGAAAAGACGCTCATGGAGACCCGCCGTCGTCTCGAGCAGGAGCGCCTGCTGGTGCAAGCGCACAACGAGCCTCTGATTCCCCGCCGTCGCCTCGCCAGCTTTGGTGGAACGGGCTCCAGCAGCTCCCTGTCGTCTTACTCTACGACATCTGGCTCTGTCGCGACGAGCCAGATCTCCCCCAGCACCCACCAGCCTCTACCCATCAACGGCTTTTCTAATGGGGAGTATAACCCCTACTACTCGCAGTCCAGAGGCAGCTCCATCCGCCACAGCCCCATGAGCTCAGGCGTCGCCACGCCGGTGACCAACGTCAGCCCGTTGCACCTGCAGCAGATCCGAGAGCAGATGGTCGTGGCCCTGAAGAGGCTAaaagagctggaggagcaggTCAAATCCATTCCTATCCTACAGGTGAAGATTGCTGTTCTGCAGGAGGAGAAACGACAGCTGGCCGCTCAGACTAAGAACCAAGGTCTCAGTGGCTTCCGCAAGCGTTCCTACAGTGTGGGCAGTGCTGACCAAATGGAGAACTCCGGATCCATCCAGAAGGAGACGGAGCTGCGCATCATTGAGCCCGAGGCGCAGGAGCAGAGCGCCCAGCGGCTGGAGGAGTTCAGGCGACTGGCTGCTGAGGTCCAGGCTCTGGAGAAGACGACCAAGGAGAATAACGTTGCTGAAGTTCAGCCGCAAAACCTACAAAAACAAGTCCTCCAGAAGTCAATCGGTGTAGTCACcgatgaaaacatgaacaatcTTTTGGGTTTGCTAAGCAAACCACAAAAAGACAGTCGTCTCCGGGATGTAGGCGTGGTGACGGAGCGGCTGGAGACGCGGAGCGCTGGAGTTATTGTGACGGAGGCCATGCTGGGCGTGAGCAGTGAAGCTGACAAGGAGATCGAGCTCCAACAGCAAACCATCGAAGCTCTGAAGGAGAAGATCTACCGCCTGGAGGTCCAGCTCAAAGAAACCACCCATGAGATGGAGATGGGGAAGCTCAAACTGGAGCTCCAAGCAGCTGGAGGGTCAAACAAGAAGAAGGCCGACAAGGGCCTGATGGTGAGGCCGGAGATGTACAACGTCTCGGTGGAAGCCAAAGTCCAGATGTGCAGCCTGGGGGTGGGCGAGCATCTGGAGTTCAGCCTGCAGACCCAGACGGTGGGAGTGTCCTGCCAGCCCAGCGCGCGCAGCGTTGCCAGCGGACCCGACCTCCCAATGGACCAGTGGGTGGTGCATCAACGAGTGGAGACCAGGCACCAGCAGGTTGGCATGGAGCCGAGTGTTTCTGAAGTGGGAGTAAACACTGAGGAGTCGGACGGACTGGACCTCTGCAGAACCGCGGCGGAGCCGATCAAGCAGTCCAGATCGGTCGGCTGCGGGGATTGCTCGGTGGACGTCAACGTCACTCCTGTGAAGACGTTTGTGTCGCGAGGAACCGACCCGGATGTTGTCAGTAAGATGGACTCCGCCATTATGGCTGCTCCGGACTCGGCGTCACAGCAAACCGGAACCGACACAGAATACGAGAGCAGGTCCACAAACACGAGAACGGCCGAGGTGACGGACTCGTTCACGGACATGGAGCGGAGCAGCTGCGACAAGCAGACCAACACGGCGCCGCCCGGGACCAGGACCGTTGCTGCTGGGGAGGGGCTCGTCAAAGACGCCCCAACGACGGCAAAGACGCGGTCGGTCGCTGTCGGAACCACCAGCGACATCGGGTCGCTTCCCAGCAAACCAAACCCGACCAGAATCAAAGAGTGTGGAGTCGGCCCGGTTAGCATCCACGACAATTTCCTGATTGGTCTGAAAACCAGGAACATCGCATGTGGTCCTTCTCATCCTCCCGACTCGGCCCCAAGCAAAGAGGAGACCGGAGCCACCGCTGCAGCgccgccaccagggggcgtcgGACTGGACCACTACATAGAGAGGGTgcagaagctgctgcaggagcagcagatGCTGCTGGCGGAGAACTACAGCGAGCTGGCGGACGCCTTCGGCCAGCCCCAGTCCCAGTTCGGGTCCATCAACAGCCAGCTGGTCAGCACGCTGTCGTCCATCAACTCGGTGATGAAGTACAGCAGCGCGGAGAACATCCTGGCGCTGCACTCGGACTCCTGCAGAG AGCGCAGCCTGATGCTGCCGCTACCAGCTGCTGAAGCTGCGGATCGTCCTGAAAACTCGCCGCAGCAGATCAGCGCCGCGGAGCAGAAGAGCCGCATGGACCTGCAGATGTCTACGGCGCTGCACG GTCAGCCAGGAAGTCAGAACACCCTGAAGTCCATCATGAAGAAGAAAGATGGCCGCCCCGACGCCAACGGCACCAAGAAGAACCTGCAGTTTGTTGGCGTCAACGGAGG ATATGAAACTACATCAAGCGACGAGTCCAGCTCTGAGGACAGCAGCTCTTCTGGGtccgaggaagaggagggggacgaagagaaggaggaagagcaCCAGGAAGTGGGAGGAAGGAGAATCGGGGAGGAGTTTCAGAACGAGGGAGCCGAGGATGAGGATAAGAAGGACGAAGAGGAAGGTTCAGAGAACGAGAAGAGAGAGAG GTATGAGCTGAGTGAGAAGATGTTGGCAGCGTGCGACGTTCTCAAAACTCACCTCAGCGACTCGAAGGCTGTGAGCAGCAAAGATCTG AGAGCCAGCCTCAACACGGTGCAGCATGAGTGGTTCCGCGCTTCCAGCCAGAAGGCGGCGCTGGCGCCGATGGTGGAGGACTACCTGCGTGCCTTCGAGGCCGTCTCTATGGACGTGCTGCGCCACGTCGTCAACATGGCCGACGGCAACGGCAACACGGCGCTGCACTACAGCGTTTCTCATTCCAACTTCCAGGTGGTGAAGAAGCTGCTGGACGCAG ACGTGTGCAACGTGAACCAGCAGAACAAGGCCGGCTACACGCCCATCATGCTCGCCGCTCTGGCTGCCGTGGAAACGGCGAAGGACATGTCCATCGTGGAGGAGCTCTTCAGCAAGGGAGACGTGAACGCTCGCGCCAGTCAG GCCGGTCAGACGGGGCTGATGCTCGCCGTCAGTCACGGCCGGATGGACATGGTCCGGGCGCTGCTGGCCCACGGAGCCGACGTCAACGTCCAGGATGACGAGGGCTCCACGGCGCTGATGTGCGCCAGCGAACACGGCCACGTCGAGATCGTCAAACTGCTGCTGGGCCAGGCGGGCTGCGACGCCACGCTCAGTGACAGC GATGGGAGTAACGCTCTGTCCATCGCCCTGGAAGCCGGACACAAAGACATCGCCATGCTGCTTTACGCCCACGTCAACTTCTCCAAAGCCCAGTCGCCT GGAACGCCTCGACTCGGCAGGAAAACTTCGCCCAGCCCGACGCGGAGGGGAATGTTCGACTGA
- the kank1a gene encoding KN motif and ankyrin repeat domain-containing protein 1a isoform X1 has protein sequence MAQTVQVNGNGPEKAQTCSGARDEKDSYYVETPYGFQLDLDFLKYVDDIERGNTIKKLSVQRKPKAARPLATPRGGTAGGGALPEWTSTDSLSSSNSDGKQSPVFFTSRHPDAAPLTPTLPRATGDVPLGQSYLAEQKLLLPPPSPRFAPRHNPQVEKTLMETRRRLEQERLLVQAHNEPLIPRRRLASFGGTGSSSSLSSYSTTSGSVATSQISPSTHQPLPINGFSNGEYNPYYSQSRGSSIRHSPMSSGVATPVTNVSPLHLQQIREQMVVALKRLKELEEQVKSIPILQVKIAVLQEEKRQLAAQTKNQGLSGFRKRSYSVGSADQMENSGSIQKETELRIIEPEAQEQSAQRLEEFRRLAAEVQALEKTTKENNVAEVQPQNLQKQVLQKSIGVVTDENMNNLLGLLSKPQKDSRLRDVGVVTERLETRSAGVIVTEAMLGVSSEADKEIELQQQTIEALKEKIYRLEVQLKETTHEMEMGKLKLELQAAGGSNKKKADKGLMVRPEMYNVSVEAKVQMCSLGVGEHLEFSLQTQTVGVSCQPSARSVASGPDLPMDQWVVHQRVETRHQQVGMEPSVSEVGVNTEESDGLDLCRTAAEPIKQSRSVGCGDCSVDVNVTPVKTFVSRGTDPDVVSKMDSAIMAAPDSASQQTGTDTEYESRSTNTRTAEVTDSFTDMERSSCDKQTNTAPPGTRTVAAGEGLVKDAPTTAKTRSVAVGTTSDIGSLPSKPNPTRIKECGVGPVSIHDNFLIGLKTRNIACGPSHPPDSAPSKEETGATAAAPPPGGVGLDHYIERVQKLLQEQQMLLAENYSELADAFGQPQSQFGSINSQLVSTLSSINSVMKYSSAENILALHSDSCRERSLMLPLPAAEAADRPENSPQQISAAEQKSRMDLQMSTALHGQPGSQNTLKSIMKKKDGRPDANGTKKNLQFVGVNGGYETTSSDESSSEDSSSSGSEEEEGDEEKEEEHQEVGGRRIGEEFQNEGAEDEDKKDEEEGSENEKRERYELSEKMLAACDVLKTHLSDSKAVSSKDLRASLNTVQHEWFRASSQKAALAPMVEDYLRAFEAVSMDVLRHVVNMADGNGNTALHYSVSHSNFQVVKKLLDADVCNVNQQNKAGYTPIMLAALAAVETAKDMSIVEELFSKGDVNARASQAGQTGLMLAVSHGRMDMVRALLAHGADVNVQDDEGSTALMCASEHGHVEIVKLLLGQAGCDATLSDSDGSNALSIALEAGHKDIAMLLYAHVNFSKAQSPGTPRLGRKTSPSPTRRGMFD, from the exons aaaaagcacaaacatgCTCGGGCGCCAGAGATGAGAAAGACTCCTACTACGTGGAAACTCCTTACGGCTTCCAGTTAGACCTGGATTTCCTCAAATATGTCGACGACATCGAGAGGGGCAACACCATTAAGAAGCTGAGCGTCCAGAGGAAACCCAAAGCGGCCAGGCCTCTGGCAACCCCTCGGGGCGGCACTGCGGGGGGCGGCGCTCTGCCTGAATGGACCTCCACGGACTCCCTGTCCTCCTCCAACAGCGACGGCAAGCAGTCTCCGGTCTTTTTCACCTCGCGGCACCCGGACGCCGCTCCGTTGACCCCCACCCTCCCCAGGGCGACCGGTGACGTCCCTTTGGGTCAATCCTACTTGGCTGAGCAGAAGCTGCTTCTTCCGCCGCCCTCACCCAGGTTTGCTCCTCGCCACAACCCCCAAGTGGAAAAGACGCTCATGGAGACCCGCCGTCGTCTCGAGCAGGAGCGCCTGCTGGTGCAAGCGCACAACGAGCCTCTGATTCCCCGCCGTCGCCTCGCCAGCTTTGGTGGAACGGGCTCCAGCAGCTCCCTGTCGTCTTACTCTACGACATCTGGCTCTGTCGCGACGAGCCAGATCTCCCCCAGCACCCACCAGCCTCTACCCATCAACGGCTTTTCTAATGGGGAGTATAACCCCTACTACTCGCAGTCCAGAGGCAGCTCCATCCGCCACAGCCCCATGAGCTCAGGCGTCGCCACGCCGGTGACCAACGTCAGCCCGTTGCACCTGCAGCAGATCCGAGAGCAGATGGTCGTGGCCCTGAAGAGGCTAaaagagctggaggagcaggTCAAATCCATTCCTATCCTACAGGTGAAGATTGCTGTTCTGCAGGAGGAGAAACGACAGCTGGCCGCTCAGACTAAGAACCAAGGTCTCAGTGGCTTCCGCAAGCGTTCCTACAGTGTGGGCAGTGCTGACCAAATGGAGAACTCCGGATCCATCCAGAAGGAGACGGAGCTGCGCATCATTGAGCCCGAGGCGCAGGAGCAGAGCGCCCAGCGGCTGGAGGAGTTCAGGCGACTGGCTGCTGAGGTCCAGGCTCTGGAGAAGACGACCAAGGAGAATAACGTTGCTGAAGTTCAGCCGCAAAACCTACAAAAACAAGTCCTCCAGAAGTCAATCGGTGTAGTCACcgatgaaaacatgaacaatcTTTTGGGTTTGCTAAGCAAACCACAAAAAGACAGTCGTCTCCGGGATGTAGGCGTGGTGACGGAGCGGCTGGAGACGCGGAGCGCTGGAGTTATTGTGACGGAGGCCATGCTGGGCGTGAGCAGTGAAGCTGACAAGGAGATCGAGCTCCAACAGCAAACCATCGAAGCTCTGAAGGAGAAGATCTACCGCCTGGAGGTCCAGCTCAAAGAAACCACCCATGAGATGGAGATGGGGAAGCTCAAACTGGAGCTCCAAGCAGCTGGAGGGTCAAACAAGAAGAAGGCCGACAAGGGCCTGATGGTGAGGCCGGAGATGTACAACGTCTCGGTGGAAGCCAAAGTCCAGATGTGCAGCCTGGGGGTGGGCGAGCATCTGGAGTTCAGCCTGCAGACCCAGACGGTGGGAGTGTCCTGCCAGCCCAGCGCGCGCAGCGTTGCCAGCGGACCCGACCTCCCAATGGACCAGTGGGTGGTGCATCAACGAGTGGAGACCAGGCACCAGCAGGTTGGCATGGAGCCGAGTGTTTCTGAAGTGGGAGTAAACACTGAGGAGTCGGACGGACTGGACCTCTGCAGAACCGCGGCGGAGCCGATCAAGCAGTCCAGATCGGTCGGCTGCGGGGATTGCTCGGTGGACGTCAACGTCACTCCTGTGAAGACGTTTGTGTCGCGAGGAACCGACCCGGATGTTGTCAGTAAGATGGACTCCGCCATTATGGCTGCTCCGGACTCGGCGTCACAGCAAACCGGAACCGACACAGAATACGAGAGCAGGTCCACAAACACGAGAACGGCCGAGGTGACGGACTCGTTCACGGACATGGAGCGGAGCAGCTGCGACAAGCAGACCAACACGGCGCCGCCCGGGACCAGGACCGTTGCTGCTGGGGAGGGGCTCGTCAAAGACGCCCCAACGACGGCAAAGACGCGGTCGGTCGCTGTCGGAACCACCAGCGACATCGGGTCGCTTCCCAGCAAACCAAACCCGACCAGAATCAAAGAGTGTGGAGTCGGCCCGGTTAGCATCCACGACAATTTCCTGATTGGTCTGAAAACCAGGAACATCGCATGTGGTCCTTCTCATCCTCCCGACTCGGCCCCAAGCAAAGAGGAGACCGGAGCCACCGCTGCAGCgccgccaccagggggcgtcgGACTGGACCACTACATAGAGAGGGTgcagaagctgctgcaggagcagcagatGCTGCTGGCGGAGAACTACAGCGAGCTGGCGGACGCCTTCGGCCAGCCCCAGTCCCAGTTCGGGTCCATCAACAGCCAGCTGGTCAGCACGCTGTCGTCCATCAACTCGGTGATGAAGTACAGCAGCGCGGAGAACATCCTGGCGCTGCACTCGGACTCCTGCAGAG AGCGCAGCCTGATGCTGCCGCTACCAGCTGCTGAAGCTGCGGATCGTCCTGAAAACTCGCCGCAGCAGATCAGCGCCGCGGAGCAGAAGAGCCGCATGGACCTGCAGATGTCTACGGCGCTGCACG GTCAGCCAGGAAGTCAGAACACCCTGAAGTCCATCATGAAGAAGAAAGATGGCCGCCCCGACGCCAACGGCACCAAGAAGAACCTGCAGTTTGTTGGCGTCAACGGAGG ATATGAAACTACATCAAGCGACGAGTCCAGCTCTGAGGACAGCAGCTCTTCTGGGtccgaggaagaggagggggacgaagagaaggaggaagagcaCCAGGAAGTGGGAGGAAGGAGAATCGGGGAGGAGTTTCAGAACGAGGGAGCCGAGGATGAGGATAAGAAGGACGAAGAGGAAGGTTCAGAGAACGAGAAGAGAGAGAG GTATGAGCTGAGTGAGAAGATGTTGGCAGCGTGCGACGTTCTCAAAACTCACCTCAGCGACTCGAAGGCTGTGAGCAGCAAAGATCTG AGAGCCAGCCTCAACACGGTGCAGCATGAGTGGTTCCGCGCTTCCAGCCAGAAGGCGGCGCTGGCGCCGATGGTGGAGGACTACCTGCGTGCCTTCGAGGCCGTCTCTATGGACGTGCTGCGCCACGTCGTCAACATGGCCGACGGCAACGGCAACACGGCGCTGCACTACAGCGTTTCTCATTCCAACTTCCAGGTGGTGAAGAAGCTGCTGGACGCAG ACGTGTGCAACGTGAACCAGCAGAACAAGGCCGGCTACACGCCCATCATGCTCGCCGCTCTGGCTGCCGTGGAAACGGCGAAGGACATGTCCATCGTGGAGGAGCTCTTCAGCAAGGGAGACGTGAACGCTCGCGCCAGTCAG GCCGGTCAGACGGGGCTGATGCTCGCCGTCAGTCACGGCCGGATGGACATGGTCCGGGCGCTGCTGGCCCACGGAGCCGACGTCAACGTCCAGGATGACGAGGGCTCCACGGCGCTGATGTGCGCCAGCGAACACGGCCACGTCGAGATCGTCAAACTGCTGCTGGGCCAGGCGGGCTGCGACGCCACGCTCAGTGACAGC GATGGGAGTAACGCTCTGTCCATCGCCCTGGAAGCCGGACACAAAGACATCGCCATGCTGCTTTACGCCCACGTCAACTTCTCCAAAGCCCAGTCGCCT GGAACGCCTCGACTCGGCAGGAAAACTTCGCCCAGCCCGACGCGGAGGGGAATGTTCGACTGA
- the kank1a gene encoding KN motif and ankyrin repeat domain-containing protein 1a isoform X3: METRRRLEQERLLVQAHNEPLIPRRRLASFGGTGSSSSLSSYSTTSGSVATSQISPSTHQPLPINGFSNGEYNPYYSQSRGSSIRHSPMSSGVATPVTNVSPLHLQQIREQMVVALKRLKELEEQVKSIPILQVKIAVLQEEKRQLAAQTKNQGLSGFRKRSYSVGSADQMENSGSIQKETELRIIEPEAQEQSAQRLEEFRRLAAEVQALEKTTKENNVAEVQPQNLQKQVLQKSIGVVTDENMNNLLGLLSKPQKDSRLRDVGVVTERLETRSAGVIVTEAMLGVSSEADKEIELQQQTIEALKEKIYRLEVQLKETTHEMEMGKLKLELQAAGGSNKKKADKGLMVRPEMYNVSVEAKVQMCSLGVGEHLEFSLQTQTVGVSCQPSARSVASGPDLPMDQWVVHQRVETRHQQVGMEPSVSEVGVNTEESDGLDLCRTAAEPIKQSRSVGCGDCSVDVNVTPVKTFVSRGTDPDVVSKMDSAIMAAPDSASQQTGTDTEYESRSTNTRTAEVTDSFTDMERSSCDKQTNTAPPGTRTVAAGEGLVKDAPTTAKTRSVAVGTTSDIGSLPSKPNPTRIKECGVGPVSIHDNFLIGLKTRNIACGPSHPPDSAPSKEETGATAAAPPPGGVGLDHYIERVQKLLQEQQMLLAENYSELADAFGQPQSQFGSINSQLVSTLSSINSVMKYSSAENILALHSDSCRERSLMLPLPAAEAADRPENSPQQISAAEQKSRMDLQMSTALHGQPGSQNTLKSIMKKKDGRPDANGTKKNLQFVGVNGGYETTSSDESSSEDSSSSGSEEEEGDEEKEEEHQEVGGRRIGEEFQNEGAEDEDKKDEEEGSENEKRERYELSEKMLAACDVLKTHLSDSKAVSSKDLRASLNTVQHEWFRASSQKAALAPMVEDYLRAFEAVSMDVLRHVVNMADGNGNTALHYSVSHSNFQVVKKLLDADVCNVNQQNKAGYTPIMLAALAAVETAKDMSIVEELFSKGDVNARASQAGQTGLMLAVSHGRMDMVRALLAHGADVNVQDDEGSTALMCASEHGHVEIVKLLLGQAGCDATLSDSDGSNALSIALEAGHKDIAMLLYAHVNFSKAQSPGTPRLGRKTSPSPTRRGMFD; encoded by the exons ATGGAGACCCGCCGTCGTCTCGAGCAGGAGCGCCTGCTGGTGCAAGCGCACAACGAGCCTCTGATTCCCCGCCGTCGCCTCGCCAGCTTTGGTGGAACGGGCTCCAGCAGCTCCCTGTCGTCTTACTCTACGACATCTGGCTCTGTCGCGACGAGCCAGATCTCCCCCAGCACCCACCAGCCTCTACCCATCAACGGCTTTTCTAATGGGGAGTATAACCCCTACTACTCGCAGTCCAGAGGCAGCTCCATCCGCCACAGCCCCATGAGCTCAGGCGTCGCCACGCCGGTGACCAACGTCAGCCCGTTGCACCTGCAGCAGATCCGAGAGCAGATGGTCGTGGCCCTGAAGAGGCTAaaagagctggaggagcaggTCAAATCCATTCCTATCCTACAGGTGAAGATTGCTGTTCTGCAGGAGGAGAAACGACAGCTGGCCGCTCAGACTAAGAACCAAGGTCTCAGTGGCTTCCGCAAGCGTTCCTACAGTGTGGGCAGTGCTGACCAAATGGAGAACTCCGGATCCATCCAGAAGGAGACGGAGCTGCGCATCATTGAGCCCGAGGCGCAGGAGCAGAGCGCCCAGCGGCTGGAGGAGTTCAGGCGACTGGCTGCTGAGGTCCAGGCTCTGGAGAAGACGACCAAGGAGAATAACGTTGCTGAAGTTCAGCCGCAAAACCTACAAAAACAAGTCCTCCAGAAGTCAATCGGTGTAGTCACcgatgaaaacatgaacaatcTTTTGGGTTTGCTAAGCAAACCACAAAAAGACAGTCGTCTCCGGGATGTAGGCGTGGTGACGGAGCGGCTGGAGACGCGGAGCGCTGGAGTTATTGTGACGGAGGCCATGCTGGGCGTGAGCAGTGAAGCTGACAAGGAGATCGAGCTCCAACAGCAAACCATCGAAGCTCTGAAGGAGAAGATCTACCGCCTGGAGGTCCAGCTCAAAGAAACCACCCATGAGATGGAGATGGGGAAGCTCAAACTGGAGCTCCAAGCAGCTGGAGGGTCAAACAAGAAGAAGGCCGACAAGGGCCTGATGGTGAGGCCGGAGATGTACAACGTCTCGGTGGAAGCCAAAGTCCAGATGTGCAGCCTGGGGGTGGGCGAGCATCTGGAGTTCAGCCTGCAGACCCAGACGGTGGGAGTGTCCTGCCAGCCCAGCGCGCGCAGCGTTGCCAGCGGACCCGACCTCCCAATGGACCAGTGGGTGGTGCATCAACGAGTGGAGACCAGGCACCAGCAGGTTGGCATGGAGCCGAGTGTTTCTGAAGTGGGAGTAAACACTGAGGAGTCGGACGGACTGGACCTCTGCAGAACCGCGGCGGAGCCGATCAAGCAGTCCAGATCGGTCGGCTGCGGGGATTGCTCGGTGGACGTCAACGTCACTCCTGTGAAGACGTTTGTGTCGCGAGGAACCGACCCGGATGTTGTCAGTAAGATGGACTCCGCCATTATGGCTGCTCCGGACTCGGCGTCACAGCAAACCGGAACCGACACAGAATACGAGAGCAGGTCCACAAACACGAGAACGGCCGAGGTGACGGACTCGTTCACGGACATGGAGCGGAGCAGCTGCGACAAGCAGACCAACACGGCGCCGCCCGGGACCAGGACCGTTGCTGCTGGGGAGGGGCTCGTCAAAGACGCCCCAACGACGGCAAAGACGCGGTCGGTCGCTGTCGGAACCACCAGCGACATCGGGTCGCTTCCCAGCAAACCAAACCCGACCAGAATCAAAGAGTGTGGAGTCGGCCCGGTTAGCATCCACGACAATTTCCTGATTGGTCTGAAAACCAGGAACATCGCATGTGGTCCTTCTCATCCTCCCGACTCGGCCCCAAGCAAAGAGGAGACCGGAGCCACCGCTGCAGCgccgccaccagggggcgtcgGACTGGACCACTACATAGAGAGGGTgcagaagctgctgcaggagcagcagatGCTGCTGGCGGAGAACTACAGCGAGCTGGCGGACGCCTTCGGCCAGCCCCAGTCCCAGTTCGGGTCCATCAACAGCCAGCTGGTCAGCACGCTGTCGTCCATCAACTCGGTGATGAAGTACAGCAGCGCGGAGAACATCCTGGCGCTGCACTCGGACTCCTGCAGAG AGCGCAGCCTGATGCTGCCGCTACCAGCTGCTGAAGCTGCGGATCGTCCTGAAAACTCGCCGCAGCAGATCAGCGCCGCGGAGCAGAAGAGCCGCATGGACCTGCAGATGTCTACGGCGCTGCACG GTCAGCCAGGAAGTCAGAACACCCTGAAGTCCATCATGAAGAAGAAAGATGGCCGCCCCGACGCCAACGGCACCAAGAAGAACCTGCAGTTTGTTGGCGTCAACGGAGG ATATGAAACTACATCAAGCGACGAGTCCAGCTCTGAGGACAGCAGCTCTTCTGGGtccgaggaagaggagggggacgaagagaaggaggaagagcaCCAGGAAGTGGGAGGAAGGAGAATCGGGGAGGAGTTTCAGAACGAGGGAGCCGAGGATGAGGATAAGAAGGACGAAGAGGAAGGTTCAGAGAACGAGAAGAGAGAGAG GTATGAGCTGAGTGAGAAGATGTTGGCAGCGTGCGACGTTCTCAAAACTCACCTCAGCGACTCGAAGGCTGTGAGCAGCAAAGATCTG AGAGCCAGCCTCAACACGGTGCAGCATGAGTGGTTCCGCGCTTCCAGCCAGAAGGCGGCGCTGGCGCCGATGGTGGAGGACTACCTGCGTGCCTTCGAGGCCGTCTCTATGGACGTGCTGCGCCACGTCGTCAACATGGCCGACGGCAACGGCAACACGGCGCTGCACTACAGCGTTTCTCATTCCAACTTCCAGGTGGTGAAGAAGCTGCTGGACGCAG ACGTGTGCAACGTGAACCAGCAGAACAAGGCCGGCTACACGCCCATCATGCTCGCCGCTCTGGCTGCCGTGGAAACGGCGAAGGACATGTCCATCGTGGAGGAGCTCTTCAGCAAGGGAGACGTGAACGCTCGCGCCAGTCAG GCCGGTCAGACGGGGCTGATGCTCGCCGTCAGTCACGGCCGGATGGACATGGTCCGGGCGCTGCTGGCCCACGGAGCCGACGTCAACGTCCAGGATGACGAGGGCTCCACGGCGCTGATGTGCGCCAGCGAACACGGCCACGTCGAGATCGTCAAACTGCTGCTGGGCCAGGCGGGCTGCGACGCCACGCTCAGTGACAGC GATGGGAGTAACGCTCTGTCCATCGCCCTGGAAGCCGGACACAAAGACATCGCCATGCTGCTTTACGCCCACGTCAACTTCTCCAAAGCCCAGTCGCCT GGAACGCCTCGACTCGGCAGGAAAACTTCGCCCAGCCCGACGCGGAGGGGAATGTTCGACTGA